Genomic DNA from Gemmatimonadota bacterium:
ATGGGCTGCTCCCGGCTACGGTTCATGGGCCGCACAAAGAGCTGCTCTCGGCCTGCTCTAATTGGCCACTGGTCACCGGCTCACGGACTATTCAAAGGGCTGCGCACGGACCACTGAAAATGGCCGTCGCTCACGGGCCGCTCAAAAGGTGCTTACAGGTCACTCACAGGGCGATATCGTCTTCCGACACGGGACCGACGGCCGCCAGGTACGTGTTTTCCGGCGTGAAAACCGCCTCGGCCAGTTCGGTAATATCGGCCGTGGTCACCTCTTCCAGCTTCCGGACGGTCTCGTCCACGCTGGAATAGGCGTTATCGTAAATTTCCGCCCTGGCGAGCCGGTTCATCACGCTGCCGGACTCCTCCAGCGACAGGTACAGGCTGCCGGTCAGTTGAGACCGCGTATCGCGGAGTTCCTCCTCCGGGACGGGTTGCTCGCATAACATCCGGCACTCCTGCCGGATCAGGTCGATCGTACGTTGTGCGTCCTTCGGGTCCACACCGGCATTGATGCAGATCTGGCCGGTATCCCGGTAGAAATCCAGGTCCGAATAGATCGAGTAGGCCAGGCCGGCCTCTTCGCGGATCTTTTGAAACAGCCGCGAGGTCATCCCGCCGCCCAGCAGGGCGTTCAGCAGGAACAGGGTGTACTTCGATGGATGGCCGTAGGGCAGGGCGACGCCGCCCAGGCAGAGATGTACCTGGGCTATGTCCTTGCTCAGCACCCGCTTGTCAAGCCGCCTCGGATCGATCCGGACGTCCGGATCGGCATCCGGAACGCCCCCGGAGAAATTGTACTGGTCACGTACGAGATCGACCAGGGCCTCGTGATCCACGCTGCCCGCCGCAATAACGTATATGCGATCGTTCCGGTAACGGGCTGCAAGGTAAGCGACGAGGTGATCTCGCGTGAAGGACGAGACGGAGGGCGCGTTGCCCAGGATCGGCCGGCTCAGGGGATGGGGCCGCCAGATCAGATTGGCGTAAAGCTCGCTGACCAGGTCTTCCGGGTTGTCCTCGAGACCATGTATCTCCTCGATGACCACCATCTTTTCCTTCTCGATTTCATGGGGGTCGAACTTCGAGGACTGCAGCAGGTCGCCGATTACGTCCACCGCGACGGGCAGGTGGCTGTCCATCACGCGGGCGAAGTAGCAGTTGAGTTCCCGGCCGGTAAAGGCGTTGAGGTACCCGCCCAGGCTTTCGATGCTCTGGGCGATCTGGTACGCGTTGCGCTTCTCGGTGCCCTTGAATACCGCGTGTTCGAGAAAATGGGCGATTCCGGGCTTCTCGGCGGGTTCGAATCGCGTGCCGGACCACACCCATATCCCCATCGTCACGGAACGGACGTGCGGCATGTACTCCGTAACCACCCGGATGCCGTTGGGAAGCACGGTTTTTCTGGAACGGTCGGTGGATTCTGGCAAGGGAGGGCCGTACAGGATAGATCGCCACCATGGCGCCGGATCGGTTGACACCCCGGTTGACCCCATGGTGGCGGCGTTCGGATCCTTCGCTCCGTCTAATTCGCGGAGAGCACTTGCTTTCGACTCAACTTGACTTTGCCCTGATCATCGATATTGATGATCTTCACGGTCACCTCGTCGCCTTCGTTGGTCACGTCCCGCATGGAATTCGTACGATGGTTTTCCCATTCGGAAATGTGCACCAGGCCGTCCTTGCCCGGAAGGATCTCCACAAAGGCGCCGAAATCGACGATCCGCTTCACAGTACCCTGGTAGACCTTGCCGATCTCGGGCTCTTCCGTCATGCTTTCGATGATCTGCTTGGCCTTTTCTCCGGCGGCCGCGTCTACGGCGGCGATCGTTATCGTTCCATCGTTCTCGATATTGATCTGGGCGCCCGTCTCCTCCTGGATGCCGCGCACCACCTTGCCGCCCGGACCGATCACGGAACCGATCTGGTCCTGCTTGACCTGAACCGTCAGAATGCGTGGGGCGTACTCGGACAGTTGCGGCCGCGTTTCCGCGATGGTCTCGGCCATCTTGTCCAGAATGAACAGCCGTGCCTCCTTCGCCCGGGCGAAGGACTCGCGGATGATCTCCTCGTTCACCTCCATGACCTTGACGTCAAGCTGCACGGAAGTGATGCCCTCGCGCGTGCCGGCGACCTTGAAATCCATGCCGCCCAGGTGATCCTCCACCCCCTGGATGTCGACCAGGTACTGCGGCTTGGGATCGTCCGGGATCAGGCCGATGTTCACCCCGGCGACGGGGCTCTTGATCGGAACGCCCGCGTCCATCAGGGACAGGGTCGCGCCGCATACCGTGGCCATGGACGATGAACTGTTGGATTCCAGGATCTCGGAAACGATGCGAATGGTATACGGGAATACATCCTCCGAGGGGATCACGGGTGCGATGGCGTGCTCCGCCAGCGAACCGTGCCCGATATCTCGCGGACGGGGTCCCCGGGCCATGCGTACCTCGCCGACGCTGTACGCCGGGAAATTGTAATGCAGCATGAATGACTTCAGCGAATCGCCTTCGAGATCATCCTGCTTCATCTCGTCCTGCTTGGAACCCAGCGTCGTCACGGTCAGGCTCTGAGTCTCGCCCCGGCTGAATATCGCCGACCCGTGCGTCCTCGGCAAGACTCCGACTTCCGACCAGATGGGCCGGATATCATCCATGCCCCGGCCGTCGACGCGCACGCCTTCGTTCTTGATCATGTCGTGCATGTCGGCGCTCTGCACGTCCCGCACCAAGTCGCGAATAATGTTCTCGCTGTCCGGATACGCTTCCGCCAGTTGCTCGACGGCCAGGTCCGCGGCCCGGCTGAAACAGTCGCCACGCGCCTGCTTCTCGCGCGTCCGGTTTCCTTCTTTGACCAGGGGCAGGGCGATTTCGCGCACTTTGTCAGCGAGTACGGAATCCGTCTTCGGCGAATCGTATGTACGCCTTTCGGGCGCGCCCACCATCTGGCGCAGTTCTTCGATCTTGCCGATGACCGCCTTGATGTTTTCGTGGCAGAGCATGATCGCGTCGGTCAGGTCTTCTTCCGATATCTCATGGGCACTGCCTTCCAGTGACATGATGTGATCCGGCGTGCCGGTCACGACGAAATCCAGGTCGCTTTCCTCCAGGTCGCCGTAGGTCGGATTAACGACGAATTCGCCGTCCACCCGCCCCATACGGATCGCGGCCAGAGGCGCCTTGACGGGAATATCCGAGATGTGCAGGGCCGCCGCGGCGCCGATAACGCCCAGGATATCGTGGTCGTTTTCCATGTCCGTCGACAGCACGATTATGGAAACCTGCGTCTCGTAGAAATAATCCTTGGGAAACAGCGGCCGAATGGCGTGATCCACCTGGCGCCCGCTCAGGATTTCCTTTTCGGACGGAGGACCTTCTCTCCGCAGCCGTGCGCCGGGAATGCGTCCCGCCGCGTACATTCTCTCGCGATAATCCACCATCAACGGAAGGTAATCTCTTCCTTCGACGAACTTGTTCTCTGAAACGACATTGGCGAGAACGACACTCTCCCCATACTGCACCCACACCGATGAATCCGCCTGCTTGGCGACTTTTCCGGTTTCGAGGGACAGCGTTCTTCCGGCCAGTTCGAGCTCAACACGATGTGCCATAATACGAGTTTTTCTCCTTGAAACGTCAACAGATGGCTACTGTGCCATCAACATCGGGTCCTATCCGCTTACCCGCGGATACCCAGTTCCTTGATCAGTTTACGATACCGTTCGATGTCGTGCCTGCGCAGGTAGGTGAGCAACCGGCGACGGCGCCCTACGATCTTCAACAAACCGCGCAGCGAATGATGATCCTTCTTATGGACCTTGAAATGCTCCGTCAGTTCGGTAATCCGCGCGGTCATGAGGGCGATCTGCGCCTCGGGAGACCCCGTGTCCTTCTCGTGACGGCCGTGTTCGGCAAGGATCTGCTCTTTCTGTTCTTTCTCAATGCTCACTAAACGATCTCCTTAAAATGGATTGACTGTGATCGACGGCTCTTCGCGGACCAAAGGGCCCGCCAGTTTCGATCACGCTTTCAACATATTGTATGTCGTATGCACGTCCTTTGTAATCTGGTCCTTGAGGGCTTCGACGGACGGGAACCGCTTCTCGTCCCGGATCCGCTCCACGAATTCAACCTCGATCGTCCGGTTGTAAAGGTCACCATCAAAATCGAGTATATGTACCTCGCAGTGCTCACGGCTCTCTCCGAACGTGGGCCGCGTCCCGATGTTCATCACGCCGTTCATCGCCTTATCGTCCAGATGCACCCGCACCGCGTAGACGCCCCGCTTCGGAATCAGCGCATGGGGGTCGTGCGCCGCCACGTTCGCGGTGGGAAACCGCAGCTGCCTGCCCCGTCCGTCCCCGCGGACCACGGTGCCCGCAATCACGTAGGCATGGCCGAGCAAGCGTTCGGCGGCCTGGATCTCTCCCGCGGAAAGGAGGGCACGAATATGACTGCTGTTTACGGAACTCCCTTCCATTTGTATCGGTTGAACCACCTGGACGGCGAAACCGTACCGCGCGCTCAGCCGCTCCAGCAACAACCGGTCTCCCCGTCCGTGCCTTCCGAAATTGTGGCTGTAGCCAACGATGATCTCCCGTATATCCAGCGCATCCGCATAGGTCGCTTTAACGAAAGATTCCGCCTCGATCCGGGCAAACTCGTCCGTAAAGGGAATGACGAGTACGGCGTCGATTTCATACCGCGACAAAAGCGCCAGTTTCCGGCTGGTCGGCGTCAGGATCGGCAGGGACGGCTTCCTGCCGACTACCAGCTGCGGATGCGGGTCGAACGTGACGACCATGCAGGGGGCGCGCAACGCGCGCGACCGGTCTATCGCCTGCTCGATAATGGCCCCGTGCCCCCGGTGTACCCCGTCGAAGTTGCCCGCGGCTATCACGGCCCGGGGACAGCGCCTCGCCGCGTCTTCCACGGAGCGAAGGACCGTCGTCAACCTTCGTCTTCCCCTCTCTCCGCCGTAACCCGGTCTACCTGACCCTCCGGGTTCTCTTCCGTGTGTTCGATGCTCCTCATGACGTTCGAGATACGCTGTGCGTAGTCGAAGGACTCGTCGTATCGGAAGATCAGTTCCGGAACGTGCCTCAGTTTGATCCTCCGTCCGAGCTGCGTCCTGATGTACCCCCTGGCCCTTTCGAGTCCCTCCAGGCTGGCCTCCTGATCCGCCTTGGATCCGAGCACGCTGAAGTAGATCCGGGCGTGTCTCAGGTCGATGGACACTTCCACGGAGGTCACCGTCACGAATCCGATACGGGGATCCTTCATTTCATGCTGAATGATCTGGCTGACTTCCTGCTTGACCAGGTCAGCCACCCGTGCCGTCCGGCGGTGTGCCATGTCCGTCTCCTAGTACCACTCGAACGCGTGATCCAGGACCTGCAGCCTGGGCTCGGCGTGCACGAGATTCAGGACCTGCTGCAAGGTCCGGTCGACGTATCCTTTCTCCTCGGACACCATGGCGAGCCCCAGGGTCGCCCGCTGCCAGAGCGACTGGTGGTCCACCTCGGAGACGGACACGTTGAATCGGTTCCGGATCCGGTCCTTCAGTCCCTTGATCACCTGCCTCTTGGCCTTCAGCGAGCGGCTTTCGGGAAGAAAGACGTCGATCCGGCAAAGCCCCACGATCATGGTTCGCCTAACGCGTCTGGAGTTGCCTGGCGACTTCCCGTGTCTCGTAGACCTCGATGGTGTCGTCCTGCTTGACGTCCTGGAAACCCTCGACGGTCAGGCCGCATTCAAACCCGGACTGCACCTCGCGGACGTCCTCCTTGAACCTCCGCAGGGAACCCACCGTGCTTTCGTAGACGACGATCCCGTCACGAATGAGACGGATGTTCGCGTTACGGGTCACGTTGCCCGACTGCACGTAACATCCCGCGATGGTGCCCACGCGGGGCGCCCTGAATATCTCCCTGACTTCCACCACGCCCACCACCTGCTCTTCGATATCGGGTTTCAACATGCCTTCCAAGGCGTCCGTGACGTCCTGGATCACCCGGTAGATGATGTCGTACAGGCGGATATCGACCTTTTCCCGCTCGGCAAGCGCCCGCGCCTGGGCGTTCGGCCGCACATGAAATCCTATGATGATGGCATTCGACGCGGTGGCGAGCAGGACGTCGGATTCGTTGATGGCCCCGATGCCCGTATGTATTATCCTGATTTTGACTTCGTCGTTCTCCAGGCGCAGCAGCGAATCGCTCAAAGCCTCCACGGATCCTCCCACATCGCCCTTGACGATTACGGGGAGTTCCTGGATTTCACCTTCCTTGATCTGGTCGTAGATGTCCTCGAGGGTGATGGGCTTGGCCTGGCGGAATTCGTGCTCCCGGCGCATCTGCCGGCGCCGCGAACCGATCTCCCGTGCCAGGGACTCCGACTCCACGACGGCGAAGGCGTCTCCGACCTGGGGCATGCCTGAGAAACCCATGATCTGCACGGGGGTGGACGGGCCCGCTTCCGCGATCCGCGCGCCCCGTTCGTTGAGCAGCGCCCGTACCCGGCCGCTGAACTGGCCCGCCACGAAGGGGTCGCCGACCTGCAACGCGCCCTGCTGAATGAGGACGGTGGCGAGCGTGCCCCGCCCGCGGTCCAACTCGGCTTCGACCACGACACCCTGCGCCCGCCGGTTGCGATTCGCTTTCAGGTCGAGCATCTCCGACTGGATCAGCACCATTTCCAGGATGTGGTCCACGCCCAGTCCGGTCAGGGCCGAAACCTCGCAGGCGATGACGTCGCCGCCCCAGTCTTCCACCAGCAGTCCGTGCTGGCTCAGCTGTTCCTTGATACGGTCCGGACGGGCCGTTTCGAGGTCCATTTTGTTAAGGGCGACGATGATGGGTACTTCGGCGGCCTTGGCGTGATCAATGGCCTCGATCGTCTGCGGCATGACCTCCTCGTCGGCCGCCACGACCAGGATGACGATGTCGGTCACCTGCGTCCCCCGGGCGCGCATGGCGGAAAAGGCCTCGTGGCCCGGCGTGTCCAGGAAAGTGATCTGGCCGCCCTCCAGGTCGACTTCGTACGCTCCGATGTGCTGGGTAATGCCGCCGGCCTCGCCGGCGTTCACGTTGCTTTCCCGGATGTAGTCGAGGAGCGAGGTCTTGCCGTGGTCCACGTGCCCCATGATGGTGACGACGGGGGGACGGGACTCGAGGACGGCGTCGTCTTCTTCTTCGTCTTCTTCGATGTACTCCAGGCCGTATTCGGACTGCTCCTCGACGTCATAGCCGAATTCCGCGGCGACGGTCATCATGGTATCCATGTCCAGCCGCTGGTTGATGGTGATCATAAGGCCGAGCTGCAGGCATTTCGATACGACTTCGGTGGGAGACACGGAAAGATGCTCGGCAAGTTCGCCCGCGGAGATGAACTCCGGAACGCGTACGAGGTTCGCGGACTCTTCGTCCGCTTCCCCCTCTTCCCGGTCGCCGCGGCGGCGCCGGCGGCGTGTCCGGGTGCTGTCCATCTGGGCAATAGTCCGGCGTACGCTGGCTTCCACTTCCTTCTGATCGACCTTCGCCTTCTTTTTCTTCTTGGATCGACGCCGACGTCCGCGGCCCTCGCTATCGCCTTTTTCCACCTGGGCGGAGGGCGTTTCGTCCTTCTTGGCCGCCGGTTTCGGTTCGGCCTTCTGCTTGCCCCGGCTCGGGCTGTCCTTCACCGCCTTCGCCTTGGCGGACCGGTCCGACGCGATTTTCTTCTTGCGGTCCTGTTCCTTGCGGGCCGCCAGTTTTTCTTGCTCGAACCGCATGTTGACGTCGAGGACCATCTTTTCGTCCATGACGCTCATATGGCTCTTGACCGTGTGGTTCAGATCGCGGAGCATCTGGACGAGGGCGTTGCTTGATATATTGTATTGCTTTGCTACTTCGTAGATTCTCTTCGACGCCATACGCTTAAACGTTTCCTCTATTCTTGCCGGATGTCCCGGCCGGCTTGGTCTGGCTCGGTTCGGCCTGGTCCACAGTTCGGTCTAGCTCGGCCTGGCCCGTTCCGGTCCGGCCTGGCCACCCGCCGGACAAGCTTTCTTCAGCATGCCGCTCGCGAAATGCCGGTCCAATATGGACAGAACTACTTTGGGCGCGCTGTTCAGACACGAGCCCAGTTCCAGGCTGGAA
This window encodes:
- a CDS encoding pitrilysin family protein; amino-acid sequence: MPESTDRSRKTVLPNGIRVVTEYMPHVRSVTMGIWVWSGTRFEPAEKPGIAHFLEHAVFKGTEKRNAYQIAQSIESLGGYLNAFTGRELNCYFARVMDSHLPVAVDVIGDLLQSSKFDPHEIEKEKMVVIEEIHGLEDNPEDLVSELYANLIWRPHPLSRPILGNAPSVSSFTRDHLVAYLAARYRNDRIYVIAAGSVDHEALVDLVRDQYNFSGGVPDADPDVRIDPRRLDKRVLSKDIAQVHLCLGGVALPYGHPSKYTLFLLNALLGGGMTSRLFQKIREEAGLAYSIYSDLDFYRDTGQICINAGVDPKDAQRTIDLIRQECRMLCEQPVPEEELRDTRSQLTGSLYLSLEESGSVMNRLARAEIYDNAYSSVDETVRKLEEVTTADITELAEAVFTPENTYLAAVGPVSEDDIAL
- the pnp gene encoding polyribonucleotide nucleotidyltransferase — its product is MAHRVELELAGRTLSLETGKVAKQADSSVWVQYGESVVLANVVSENKFVEGRDYLPLMVDYRERMYAAGRIPGARLRREGPPSEKEILSGRQVDHAIRPLFPKDYFYETQVSIIVLSTDMENDHDILGVIGAAAALHISDIPVKAPLAAIRMGRVDGEFVVNPTYGDLEESDLDFVVTGTPDHIMSLEGSAHEISEEDLTDAIMLCHENIKAVIGKIEELRQMVGAPERRTYDSPKTDSVLADKVREIALPLVKEGNRTREKQARGDCFSRAADLAVEQLAEAYPDSENIIRDLVRDVQSADMHDMIKNEGVRVDGRGMDDIRPIWSEVGVLPRTHGSAIFSRGETQSLTVTTLGSKQDEMKQDDLEGDSLKSFMLHYNFPAYSVGEVRMARGPRPRDIGHGSLAEHAIAPVIPSEDVFPYTIRIVSEILESNSSSSMATVCGATLSLMDAGVPIKSPVAGVNIGLIPDDPKPQYLVDIQGVEDHLGGMDFKVAGTREGITSVQLDVKVMEVNEEIIRESFARAKEARLFILDKMAETIAETRPQLSEYAPRILTVQVKQDQIGSVIGPGGKVVRGIQEETGAQINIENDGTITIAAVDAAAGEKAKQIIESMTEEPEIGKVYQGTVKRIVDFGAFVEILPGKDGLVHISEWENHRTNSMRDVTNEGDEVTVKIINIDDQGKVKLSRKQVLSAN
- the rpsO gene encoding 30S ribosomal protein S15, whose amino-acid sequence is MSIEKEQKEQILAEHGRHEKDTGSPEAQIALMTARITELTEHFKVHKKDHHSLRGLLKIVGRRRRLLTYLRRHDIERYRKLIKELGIRG
- a CDS encoding bifunctional riboflavin kinase/FAD synthetase; amino-acid sequence: MTTVLRSVEDAARRCPRAVIAAGNFDGVHRGHGAIIEQAIDRSRALRAPCMVVTFDPHPQLVVGRKPSLPILTPTSRKLALLSRYEIDAVLVIPFTDEFARIEAESFVKATYADALDIREIIVGYSHNFGRHGRGDRLLLERLSARYGFAVQVVQPIQMEGSSVNSSHIRALLSAGEIQAAERLLGHAYVIAGTVVRGDGRGRQLRFPTANVAAHDPHALIPKRGVYAVRVHLDDKAMNGVMNIGTRPTFGESREHCEVHILDFDGDLYNRTIEVEFVERIRDEKRFPSVEALKDQITKDVHTTYNMLKA
- the rbfA gene encoding 30S ribosome-binding factor RbfA yields the protein MAHRRTARVADLVKQEVSQIIQHEMKDPRIGFVTVTSVEVSIDLRHARIYFSVLGSKADQEASLEGLERARGYIRTQLGRRIKLRHVPELIFRYDESFDYAQRISNVMRSIEHTEENPEGQVDRVTAERGEDEG
- a CDS encoding DUF503 domain-containing protein, with translation MIVGLCRIDVFLPESRSLKAKRQVIKGLKDRIRNRFNVSVSEVDHQSLWQRATLGLAMVSEEKGYVDRTLQQVLNLVHAEPRLQVLDHAFEWY
- the infB gene encoding translation initiation factor IF-2; translation: MASKRIYEVAKQYNISSNALVQMLRDLNHTVKSHMSVMDEKMVLDVNMRFEQEKLAARKEQDRKKKIASDRSAKAKAVKDSPSRGKQKAEPKPAAKKDETPSAQVEKGDSEGRGRRRRSKKKKKAKVDQKEVEASVRRTIAQMDSTRTRRRRRRGDREEGEADEESANLVRVPEFISAGELAEHLSVSPTEVVSKCLQLGLMITINQRLDMDTMMTVAAEFGYDVEEQSEYGLEYIEEDEEEDDAVLESRPPVVTIMGHVDHGKTSLLDYIRESNVNAGEAGGITQHIGAYEVDLEGGQITFLDTPGHEAFSAMRARGTQVTDIVILVVAADEEVMPQTIEAIDHAKAAEVPIIVALNKMDLETARPDRIKEQLSQHGLLVEDWGGDVIACEVSALTGLGVDHILEMVLIQSEMLDLKANRNRRAQGVVVEAELDRGRGTLATVLIQQGALQVGDPFVAGQFSGRVRALLNERGARIAEAGPSTPVQIMGFSGMPQVGDAFAVVESESLAREIGSRRRQMRREHEFRQAKPITLEDIYDQIKEGEIQELPVIVKGDVGGSVEALSDSLLRLENDEVKIRIIHTGIGAINESDVLLATASNAIIIGFHVRPNAQARALAEREKVDIRLYDIIYRVIQDVTDALEGMLKPDIEEQVVGVVEVREIFRAPRVGTIAGCYVQSGNVTRNANIRLIRDGIVVYESTVGSLRRFKEDVREVQSGFECGLTVEGFQDVKQDDTIEVYETREVARQLQTR